GCCCATGTTCCGCTATGAACGCTCGCAAGCAGGCCGCTATCGGCAACACCACCAGTTTGGAGTTGAAGTGATCGGTTGTGAGGCTCCTGAACAAGATGCAGAAGTGATCGACCTCCTTTATACCCTCTATACCCGTCTAGGGCTTTCCAATTTGCGAGTTTATATTAACTCTATTGGAACTCCAGCAACTCGCATTTCCTATAAAGAGGCTTTAAAAAGCTATCTAAAAGAGCATTTTGACGAGCTTTCTGCTGATAGCAAAACACGTTTTGAAGCCAACCCTTTACGTATTTTAGATTCGAAAGATCCGAATGATCAAAAAATTGTGGCCTCAGCACCCTCTATTCTCGATTTTTTAGATGGCCCCTCACGTGACCATTTCGAAACTGTTAAACAGCTTCTCACCCTGTTAAATGTCCCTTTTGAAGTTAATCACAACCTTGTTAGAGGCCTTGATTATTACAACAGGACAGTTTTCGAAATTGTTTCAGGGCAGCTGGGAGCCCAAAATAGCGTAGGCGGTGGCGGCCGTTACGATGGGTTGATTAAAACAATGGGAGGGCCAGATCTTCCCGCCCTTGGCTTTGGGACAGGGATCGAGCGAATCATTCAAACGATGTTAAAACAAGAAATCCCCCTTCCCCCCTCCTATCAACCTGCCTTATTCTTAATTCCCTTGGGTAAAGAAGCTGAAAGGATATGCTTTACCCTTGCACATGAACTGCGTCAAAAAGGGATCTCCACTCAAATGGATTTTTCCAGAAAAAAAATTGGAAAAGCCATGCAGCTTGCTAACCAACTTGGCGCTCGTTTTGTAGCGGTGGTAGGTGATCAAGAGCTTCAAAAGAAAGAAGTCCAACTCAAGGAGATGGCGACTGGCCAATCTTATGTGGCTCCTCTATTTCATCTGAACCGTATTCTAGAAATCGAGACCAACACTTCCGACCTTTTAAAAAT
The Parachlamydia sp. AcF125 genome window above contains:
- the hisS gene encoding histidine--tRNA ligase → MDISKPPGVFDILPRGTEETWQLSHLWTFAESVIRKLAAEYGFEEVRTPIFERTELFKRGVGESTDVVSKEMYTFEDRGGRSISLRPEGTAPVVRAFVENSIHQESRTHKLFYIGPMFRYERSQAGRYRQHHQFGVEVIGCEAPEQDAEVIDLLYTLYTRLGLSNLRVYINSIGTPATRISYKEALKSYLKEHFDELSADSKTRFEANPLRILDSKDPNDQKIVASAPSILDFLDGPSRDHFETVKQLLTLLNVPFEVNHNLVRGLDYYNRTVFEIVSGQLGAQNSVGGGGRYDGLIKTMGGPDLPALGFGTGIERIIQTMLKQEIPLPPSYQPALFLIPLGKEAERICFTLAHELRQKGISTQMDFSRKKIGKAMQLANQLGARFVAVVGDQELQKKEVQLKEMATGQSYVAPLFHLNRILEIETNTSDLLKMWNEMHEPFKEPGEAEFFFKKISQSIEQTKNLTQQLQNAMEEIQGIIE